The following proteins come from a genomic window of Iamia sp. SCSIO 61187:
- a CDS encoding LLM class flavin-dependent oxidoreductase, with amino-acid sequence MAEIELGLDTFGDVTVDGDGRPVPQAQVIRDVVEEAVRADELGLDFIGIGEHHRADFAVSAPEVVLAAIAARTERIRLGTAVTVLSSDDPIRVFQRFSTLDALSHGRAEVILGRGSFTESFPLFGHDLADYEVLFEEKLDLFTALLAEEPVTWSGTTRAPLDGARAYPETEAGLRAWVGVGGSPESVVRAARHGLPLMLAIIGGDPLRFAPFADLYRRALAELGQDPQPIGIHSPGHVAATDELAREQLWPHYRAMHDRIGRQRGWPPMTREQFDLAAGPTGALAVGSPETVAAKVVRAVTALGASRYDMKYSAGTLPHDLMLRSIELYATEVAPRVREELATTAAA; translated from the coding sequence ATGGCAGAGATCGAGCTCGGGTTGGACACCTTCGGGGACGTCACCGTCGACGGCGACGGCCGTCCGGTCCCCCAGGCCCAGGTCATCCGGGACGTGGTCGAGGAGGCGGTGCGGGCCGACGAGCTCGGCCTCGACTTCATCGGCATCGGCGAGCACCACCGGGCCGACTTCGCCGTCTCGGCCCCCGAGGTCGTGCTGGCCGCCATCGCCGCCCGCACCGAGCGCATCCGCCTGGGCACGGCGGTGACCGTCCTCAGCTCGGACGACCCCATCCGGGTCTTCCAGCGCTTCTCCACCCTCGACGCCCTGTCGCACGGGCGGGCCGAGGTGATCCTGGGTCGGGGGTCGTTCACCGAGTCGTTCCCGCTCTTCGGCCACGACCTGGCCGACTACGAGGTCCTCTTCGAGGAGAAGCTCGACCTCTTCACCGCCCTCCTCGCCGAGGAGCCCGTCACCTGGTCCGGCACCACCCGGGCGCCGTTGGACGGGGCCCGGGCCTACCCCGAGACCGAGGCCGGGCTGCGGGCGTGGGTCGGCGTCGGCGGCAGCCCCGAGTCGGTGGTCCGGGCCGCCCGCCACGGGCTGCCCCTCATGCTCGCCATCATCGGTGGCGACCCGCTGCGCTTCGCCCCGTTCGCCGACCTCTACCGGCGGGCCCTCGCCGAGCTGGGCCAGGACCCGCAGCCCATCGGGATCCACAGCCCCGGCCACGTCGCCGCCACCGACGAGCTCGCCCGCGAGCAGCTGTGGCCCCACTACCGGGCCATGCACGACCGCATCGGCCGCCAGCGGGGCTGGCCCCCCATGACCCGCGAGCAGTTCGACCTGGCCGCCGGCCCCACCGGCGCCCTGGCCGTCGGCTCGCCCGAGACCGTCGCCGCCAAGGTCGTCCGGGCCGTGACCGCCCTCGGCGCCAGCCGCTACGACATGAAGTACAGCGCCGGCACCCTCCCCCACGACCTCATGCTCCGGAGCATCGAGCTCTACGCCACCGAGGTCGCCCCCCGGGTCCGCGAGGAGCTGGCCACCACTGCCGCCGCCTGA
- a CDS encoding response regulator yields MSLTPDARPIDILLVEDDPGDVLITSEALEHSKVTNTLATVEDGEQALAYLRKEGKYADATRPDLILLDLNLPRRDGREVLAEIKADPELRRIPVVVLTTSSAEEDILRSYDLHANAYVSKPVDFERFVDVVRQVDEFFFTVVRLPDR; encoded by the coding sequence GTGAGCCTCACCCCCGACGCCCGCCCCATCGACATCCTCCTGGTGGAGGACGACCCGGGCGACGTCCTCATCACCTCCGAGGCGCTCGAGCACAGCAAGGTCACGAACACCCTCGCCACCGTCGAGGACGGCGAGCAGGCCCTGGCCTACCTCCGCAAGGAGGGGAAGTACGCCGACGCCACCCGGCCCGACCTGATCCTGCTGGACCTCAACCTGCCCCGGCGCGACGGTCGCGAGGTCCTGGCCGAGATCAAGGCCGACCCGGAGCTGCGCCGCATCCCCGTCGTGGTGCTGACGACCTCGTCGGCCGAGGAGGACATCCTCCGCAGCTACGACCTGCACGCCAACGCCTACGTCTCCAAGCCTGTCGACTTCGAGCGGTTCGTCGACGTCGTCCGCCAGGTCGACGAGTTCTTCTTCACCGTGGTGCGCCTGCCCGACCGCTGA
- a CDS encoding ABC transporter ATP-binding protein, with translation MAKDPEPPAEPAVLDGPVPILELRGVRAGYDGIDVLHGIDLTVAAGRVVAILGPNGAGKSTTLKVVAGLLPASTGDVLVAGRRVNGARPDDLARRGLCLIPEGRGLFPNLTVRENLWMMTHGGRGLDAVLDRAVDRFPQLGPLMAQTAGTLSGGQQQMVAMARGLATDPALLVLDELSMGLAPIVVDDLYARVRQVAAEGTTILLVEQFARIVMDVADEAAVMVHGRIVETGTPHDLEASLSQAYLGG, from the coding sequence CTGGCCAAGGATCCGGAGCCGCCCGCCGAGCCGGCGGTCCTCGACGGCCCCGTCCCCATCCTCGAGCTGCGCGGCGTGCGGGCCGGCTACGACGGCATCGACGTCCTCCACGGCATCGACCTCACCGTCGCCGCCGGCCGGGTCGTCGCCATCCTCGGGCCCAACGGGGCCGGGAAGTCCACCACCCTCAAGGTCGTGGCCGGGCTGCTCCCGGCGTCGACCGGCGACGTCCTCGTGGCCGGCCGGCGGGTCAACGGCGCCCGCCCCGACGACCTGGCCCGGCGGGGCCTCTGCCTCATCCCCGAGGGCCGGGGCCTGTTCCCCAACCTCACCGTGCGCGAGAACCTCTGGATGATGACGCACGGCGGGCGGGGGCTCGACGCCGTGCTCGACCGGGCCGTCGACCGCTTCCCCCAGCTCGGCCCGCTCATGGCCCAGACGGCCGGCACCCTGTCGGGTGGCCAGCAGCAGATGGTGGCCATGGCCCGCGGCCTGGCCACCGACCCCGCCCTCCTCGTCCTCGACGAGCTCTCGATGGGGTTGGCCCCCATCGTCGTCGACGACCTCTACGCCCGGGTGCGCCAGGTGGCCGCCGAGGGCACGACGATCCTTCTCGTCGAGCAGTTCGCCCGCATCGTGATGGACGTGGCCGACGAGGCCGCCGTCATGGTGCACGGGCGGATCGTCGAGACCGGGACCCCCCACGACCTCGAAGCCAGCCTCTCCCAGGCGTACCTGGGTGGATAG
- a CDS encoding deoxyribonuclease IV, with amino-acid sequence MLVGSHLRSDSDPIAAAVAEGADCFQMFLGDPQSWKKPPPREDAEALRASPVPVYVHAPYPINVASANNKIRIPSRKILQQTCEAAADIGARAVIVHGGHVTADDSAEEGFKRWAKAMDQLETDVPVYLENTAGGDHAMARHFDTIGRLWDHIGDSGIGFCLDTCHAHAAGEELASSVERILAITGRIDLVHCNDSRDEAGSGRDRHANLGHGTIDPDILVEIVKRADAPVICETSEAHRMDDIQLLKTGLGLT; translated from the coding sequence ATGCTCGTCGGCTCGCACCTCCGCTCCGATTCCGACCCGATCGCCGCCGCCGTGGCCGAGGGGGCGGACTGCTTCCAGATGTTCCTGGGCGACCCGCAGAGCTGGAAGAAGCCACCGCCCCGCGAGGACGCCGAGGCCCTACGGGCCTCGCCCGTCCCCGTCTACGTCCACGCCCCGTACCCCATCAACGTGGCCTCGGCGAACAACAAGATCCGGATCCCGAGCCGCAAGATCCTCCAGCAGACCTGCGAGGCGGCGGCGGACATCGGGGCACGGGCCGTGATCGTGCACGGCGGCCACGTCACCGCCGACGACTCGGCCGAGGAGGGGTTCAAGCGCTGGGCCAAGGCCATGGACCAGCTCGAGACCGACGTCCCCGTCTACCTCGAGAACACCGCCGGCGGCGACCACGCCATGGCCCGGCACTTCGACACCATCGGTCGGCTGTGGGACCACATCGGCGACAGCGGCATCGGCTTCTGCCTCGACACCTGCCACGCCCACGCCGCGGGCGAGGAGCTGGCCAGCTCGGTCGAGCGCATCCTGGCCATCACCGGCCGCATCGACCTGGTGCACTGCAACGACTCCCGGGACGAGGCCGGGTCGGGCCGGGACCGCCACGCCAACCTGGGCCACGGCACCATCGACCCCGACATCCTCGTCGAGATCGTGAAGCGGGCCGACGCCCCCGTCATCTGCGAGACGTCCGAGGCCCACCGCATGGACGACATCCAGCTCCTCAAGACGGGCCTCGGTCTCACCTGA
- a CDS encoding ABC transporter ATP-binding protein, with translation MAPVLEVREVSVRFGGHLALDHASLRAEAGQITGLIGPNGAGKTTMFNAITGLLAPSSGRILIDDRDVTGLKLHRRARIGLARTFQQLELFSMLTVRENIRVAADIRRRWSRDRTDTAALTDEIIDQVGLRAVADERVTALPTGQGRLVELGRALACKPRVLLLDEPASGQDDAETTRFGGLLTDLAATGTAVVLVEHDMALVMDVCDTVHVLDLGRMIAVGDCASIQSDPAVLEAYLGTRKVAEGAEP, from the coding sequence GTGGCGCCCGTGCTTGAGGTGCGGGAGGTCAGCGTGCGCTTCGGGGGCCACCTCGCCCTCGACCACGCCTCCCTGCGCGCCGAGGCGGGCCAGATCACCGGTCTCATCGGGCCCAACGGCGCCGGCAAGACCACCATGTTCAACGCCATCACCGGCCTGCTCGCCCCCAGCTCCGGGCGCATCCTCATCGACGACCGCGATGTCACCGGGCTCAAGCTCCACCGGCGGGCGCGCATCGGGTTGGCCCGCACCTTCCAGCAGCTCGAGCTGTTCTCGATGCTCACGGTGCGCGAGAACATCCGCGTCGCCGCCGACATCCGGCGCCGCTGGTCCCGCGACCGCACCGACACCGCCGCCCTCACCGACGAGATCATCGACCAGGTCGGGCTGCGGGCCGTGGCCGACGAGCGGGTCACCGCCCTGCCGACCGGGCAGGGCCGTCTCGTCGAGCTGGGCCGGGCCCTGGCGTGCAAGCCCCGGGTGCTGCTCCTCGACGAGCCCGCCTCGGGCCAGGACGACGCCGAGACCACCCGCTTCGGCGGACTGCTCACCGACCTGGCCGCCACCGGGACGGCGGTGGTGCTTGTCGAGCACGACATGGCGCTGGTGATGGACGTGTGCGACACCGTCCACGTCCTCGACCTGGGCCGCATGATCGCCGTGGGCGACTGCGCCTCCATCCAGTCCGACCCGGCGGTGCTCGAGGCCTACCTCGGCACCCGGAAGGTCGCCGAGGGGGCGGAGCCGTGA
- a CDS encoding ABC transporter permease, translating into METFLVFTIVGLSLAAIYAVISSGLVLTYATTGIFNFAHGAIGMLAAFTYWQLRFDWGWPAPIALGIVLLVLAPGFGLLLERVVMRGLVGTSEATKLVVSISLLVGTIGLANLIWEPGNSRPNSKFFDGERIDLGVTSITYHQAITIVTAVVVALGLRFLLYRTRIGVSMRANVDDRSLTLLNGARPDRIALLSWAVGCSLAAVGGILIAPSLSLESASLSLLIVNAYAAAIFGRLRSLPLTFVGAMVIGLTEGYLAAYLPSNQYLAAFRSAAAAIILFLVLLALPNPRLRTRSHLREFFPAPSTSGMAMLAGGVVVAAVVMVTTLDTSSLITYGQIFPLAIVALSLVPLVGYAGQISLAQLSFAGVGAIAAAHHGQGGSPLGIVLAVVFAAAVGGLVALPVLRLSGIYLALATAAFAVALDRWIFNLPDFDVGPVHISLFELGSTSIDPLSVFGYEFNSRESQVVLSAVAFAAVALVVAAVRRSPFGRALVAMRDSEAACATFGLNLMWPRLAVFMLSAGIAGLGGALYGMQLGTVAPERFNLITGLPLFMLVVVGGAGLVGAALFAGFSLYGLIPLTSALGPLLAKINTVTPGLTGIGLGRNPSGVLPIIQRRLAPLRADTPALLAMVGAMAVAYALRLADVIANWPFVLLVAAAYLVASEGARRRAASDGPAPDRGEAPEDLDWVGVTVPWRAAHLARIDEALALEDLDLDHPPPVGAAASRVAAVTAGREPAPPVEGGGARA; encoded by the coding sequence ATGGAGACGTTCCTGGTCTTCACCATCGTCGGGCTCAGCCTGGCCGCCATCTACGCCGTCATCTCCAGCGGCCTCGTCCTGACCTACGCGACCACCGGCATCTTCAACTTCGCCCACGGCGCCATCGGGATGCTGGCCGCCTTCACGTACTGGCAGCTGCGCTTCGACTGGGGGTGGCCGGCCCCGATCGCCCTCGGGATCGTGCTGCTGGTCCTGGCCCCCGGCTTCGGCCTGCTGCTCGAACGGGTGGTGATGCGGGGCCTCGTCGGGACGAGCGAGGCCACCAAGCTGGTCGTGTCGATCAGCCTGCTCGTCGGCACCATCGGGCTGGCCAACCTGATCTGGGAGCCGGGCAACAGCCGGCCCAACAGCAAGTTCTTCGACGGCGAGCGCATCGACCTCGGCGTCACCTCGATCACCTACCACCAGGCCATCACCATCGTCACCGCGGTGGTCGTGGCGCTGGGGCTGCGGTTCCTCCTGTACCGGACGCGCATCGGGGTCTCGATGCGGGCCAACGTCGACGACCGCTCGCTCACCCTGCTCAACGGGGCCCGCCCCGACCGCATCGCCCTGCTCAGCTGGGCGGTGGGCTGCTCGCTGGCCGCGGTGGGCGGCATCCTCATCGCCCCGTCGCTGTCGCTGGAATCGGCCTCGCTGTCGCTCCTGATCGTGAACGCCTACGCCGCCGCCATCTTCGGCCGGCTCCGGTCGCTGCCGCTCACCTTCGTGGGCGCCATGGTCATCGGCCTGACCGAGGGCTACCTCGCCGCCTACCTGCCCAGCAACCAGTACCTCGCCGCCTTCCGCTCGGCCGCGGCGGCGATCATCCTCTTCCTCGTCCTGCTGGCGCTGCCGAACCCCCGGCTCCGGACGCGCAGCCACCTGCGCGAGTTCTTCCCGGCCCCGTCCACCTCGGGCATGGCCATGCTGGCCGGCGGCGTGGTGGTCGCCGCCGTCGTGATGGTCACGACGCTCGACACCAGCAGCCTCATCACCTACGGGCAGATCTTCCCGTTGGCCATCGTCGCCCTCTCGCTCGTGCCCCTCGTCGGCTACGCCGGCCAGATCTCCCTCGCCCAGCTGAGCTTCGCCGGGGTCGGCGCCATCGCCGCCGCCCACCACGGGCAGGGCGGGTCGCCTCTCGGCATCGTGCTGGCGGTCGTGTTCGCCGCCGCCGTGGGCGGCCTCGTCGCCCTGCCCGTGCTGCGGCTCTCGGGCATCTACCTGGCCCTGGCCACCGCCGCCTTCGCCGTCGCCCTCGACCGCTGGATCTTCAACCTGCCCGACTTCGACGTCGGGCCGGTGCACATCAGCCTTTTCGAGCTGGGCTCGACGAGCATCGACCCGCTGTCCGTCTTCGGCTACGAGTTCAACTCCCGCGAGTCGCAGGTCGTCCTCTCGGCCGTCGCCTTCGCCGCCGTCGCCCTCGTCGTGGCCGCCGTGCGCCGGAGCCCCTTCGGGCGGGCGCTCGTGGCCATGCGCGACAGCGAGGCCGCCTGCGCCACCTTCGGGCTCAACCTGATGTGGCCCCGGCTGGCGGTGTTCATGCTCTCGGCGGGCATCGCCGGGCTGGGCGGTGCCCTCTACGGCATGCAGCTGGGCACCGTCGCCCCCGAGCGCTTCAACCTCATCACCGGGCTGCCGCTGTTCATGCTCGTGGTCGTCGGCGGGGCCGGGCTGGTCGGCGCCGCCCTCTTCGCCGGGTTCTCCCTCTACGGCCTCATCCCCCTCACCTCCGCCCTCGGGCCCCTGCTCGCCAAGATCAACACCGTCACGCCCGGTCTCACCGGGATCGGGCTGGGACGCAACCCGAGCGGTGTGCTCCCGATCATCCAGCGCCGGCTGGCCCCGCTGCGGGCCGACACGCCGGCGCTGCTGGCCATGGTCGGGGCCATGGCCGTGGCCTACGCCCTGCGCCTGGCCGACGTCATCGCCAACTGGCCCTTCGTCCTCCTGGTCGCCGCCGCCTACCTGGTCGCCTCCGAGGGGGCCCGCCGCCGGGCTGCGTCCGACGGGCCGGCGCCCGACCGGGGCGAGGCACCCGAGGACCTCGACTGGGTCGGCGTCACCGTGCCCTGGCGGGCCGCGCACCTGGCCCGCATCGACGAGGCCCTGGCGCTCGAGGACCTCGACCTCGACCACCCGCCGCCGGTCGGCGCCGCCGCCTCGCGGGTGGCGGCCGTGACCGCCGGGCGCGAGCCGGCGCCGCCGGTCGAGGGGGGTGGCGCCCGTGCTTGA
- a CDS encoding thiolase domain-containing protein gives MAERCAVVGIAQTHHKKVRDDVSLAGLLREAGQRALDDAAMTWRDVDAVVIGTAPDSFEGVMMPELYLADALGAAGKPIMRVHTAGSVGGSTAIVATHLVQSGVRKRVLTIAFEKQSEGDTTWGLSGGRSGGVGAGGYFAPHIRAYIERSQAPEYVGWMVAVKDRLNALKNPYAHLKVPDITLEKVRDSPMVWEPVRRLESCPASDGACAMVLTDEAGGDRAPRPPAWVHGTAIRSELGQFPGRDPVNPQGGRDCAADVYAQAGITDPRREVDVVEMYVPFSWYEPMWLENLGFADVGQGWKLTEDGVTELTGALPVNCSGGVLSSNPIGASGMLRFAEAAMQVRGTAGEHQVEGARTAVGHAYGGAAQFFAMWVVRSTKP, from the coding sequence ATGGCCGAGCGCTGCGCGGTGGTCGGCATCGCCCAGACCCACCACAAGAAGGTCCGCGACGACGTGTCGCTGGCGGGGCTCCTGCGGGAGGCCGGCCAGCGGGCGCTCGACGACGCCGCCATGACGTGGCGCGACGTCGACGCCGTCGTCATCGGGACGGCCCCGGACTCCTTCGAGGGCGTGATGATGCCCGAGCTCTACCTGGCCGACGCCCTCGGGGCCGCGGGCAAGCCGATCATGCGGGTCCACACCGCCGGCAGCGTGGGCGGCTCGACGGCGATCGTCGCCACCCACCTCGTGCAGTCGGGGGTGCGCAAGCGGGTCCTGACCATCGCCTTCGAGAAGCAGTCCGAGGGCGACACCACCTGGGGGCTCTCGGGCGGTCGCAGCGGCGGGGTCGGCGCCGGGGGCTACTTCGCCCCCCACATCCGGGCCTACATCGAGCGGTCGCAGGCGCCCGAGTACGTCGGGTGGATGGTGGCGGTGAAGGACCGCCTCAACGCCCTCAAGAACCCCTACGCCCACCTCAAGGTGCCCGACATCACGCTGGAGAAGGTGCGCGACTCCCCCATGGTGTGGGAGCCGGTGCGCCGGCTCGAGTCGTGCCCGGCCTCCGACGGGGCCTGCGCCATGGTGCTCACCGACGAGGCCGGCGGCGACCGCGCTCCCCGCCCGCCGGCGTGGGTGCACGGCACCGCCATCCGCAGCGAGCTGGGCCAGTTCCCCGGGCGCGACCCGGTCAACCCTCAGGGCGGGCGCGACTGCGCCGCCGACGTCTACGCCCAGGCCGGCATCACCGACCCCCGGCGCGAGGTCGACGTGGTCGAGATGTACGTGCCGTTCAGCTGGTACGAGCCGATGTGGCTGGAGAACCTCGGCTTCGCCGACGTCGGCCAGGGCTGGAAGCTCACCGAGGACGGTGTCACCGAGCTGACCGGCGCCCTGCCCGTCAACTGCTCGGGTGGGGTGCTGTCGTCCAACCCGATCGGTGCCTCGGGGATGCTCCGCTTCGCCGAGGCGGCCATGCAGGTCCGCGGCACCGCCGGCGAGCACCAGGTCGAGGGGGCCCGCACCGCGGTCGGCCACGCCTACGGCGGTGCCGCCCAGTTCTTCGCCATGTGGGTCGTCAGGAGCACCAAGCCGTGA
- a CDS encoding crotonase/enoyl-CoA hydratase family protein, with translation MTSERPAQLPTTPPEEHLLVERDGPVLILTMNRPERRNALSPSMMAGLSDAWDEVNANPEIRVAVLTGAGGSFCAGADLDAMTQQAPGDVFDEGGEATDTIAAGVIKPLLKGFLLDKPLIAAVEGPAVAGGTEILQGTDIRIAGESARFGVSEVRWGLYPLGGSVVRLRRQIPYAVAADILLTGRHVRAPEARDLGLISEVVPDGTALDRAREVAAQVAANGPVAVQAVLRALRATECLPEAEAMPIDSAIGMEVFKSDDAKIGPLAFMEKRTPEFTGK, from the coding sequence ATGACGTCAGAGCGCCCAGCACAGCTGCCGACCACCCCTCCCGAGGAGCACCTGCTGGTCGAGCGGGACGGACCGGTCCTGATCCTGACCATGAACCGGCCCGAGCGGCGCAACGCCCTGTCGCCGTCGATGATGGCGGGGCTGTCCGACGCGTGGGACGAGGTCAACGCCAACCCGGAGATCCGGGTCGCCGTCCTCACCGGCGCCGGTGGGTCGTTCTGCGCCGGCGCCGACCTCGACGCCATGACCCAGCAGGCGCCGGGGGACGTCTTCGATGAGGGCGGCGAGGCGACCGACACCATCGCCGCCGGCGTCATCAAGCCACTGCTCAAGGGGTTCCTGCTGGACAAGCCGCTGATCGCCGCGGTCGAGGGGCCGGCCGTCGCCGGCGGCACCGAGATCCTCCAGGGCACCGACATCCGCATCGCCGGCGAGAGCGCCCGCTTCGGGGTGTCCGAGGTCCGCTGGGGCCTGTACCCGCTCGGGGGGTCGGTCGTGCGCCTGCGCCGCCAGATCCCCTACGCCGTCGCCGCCGACATCCTCCTCACCGGCCGCCACGTCCGGGCCCCCGAGGCCCGGGACCTCGGCCTCATCAGCGAGGTCGTCCCCGACGGCACCGCCCTCGACCGGGCCCGCGAGGTCGCGGCCCAGGTGGCGGCCAACGGACCGGTCGCCGTCCAGGCGGTCCTCCGGGCGCTGCGGGCCACCGAGTGCCTCCCCGAGGCCGAGGCCATGCCGATCGACTCGGCCATCGGCATGGAGGTCTTCAAGAGCGACGACGCCAAGATCGGTCCGCTCGCCTTCATGGAGAAGCGGACCCCCGAGTTCACCGGGAAGTAG
- a CDS encoding cytochrome P450 encodes MPDATPDARPQIDLLDFDRFTEGIPHEWFTWLRRNEPVHHHPEPDGPGFWVITKLDDVTVCNRDAGTFSSAAARGGVVGLTERPPTEGDAPSEAGNLMLFMDPPDHTRYRRLVNRGFTPRMIGQMEVHIRDLTTTILDRVLASSGPQGESDFVVDIAAELPLEVIAELIGVPTEDRHKIFDWSNRMIGADDPEYAVSQEKLFEAQVEMFMYAQGLAEKHRQKPEDDIINALLSAEVDGESLSDMDFNLFFLLLSVAGNETTRNAISHGMNAFLENPDQWELLASDPDRHIKGAVEEILRWASPVLYFRRNATQDFELRGHTIRAGDKISMWYISANRDEDHFEDPFRFDITRDPNHHIAFGGGGPHFCLGAQLARMEIQVLFEELVKRVDHVESLGPPDRLRSNFIGGIKHLPVRFHPR; translated from the coding sequence ATGCCCGACGCCACGCCCGACGCCCGCCCCCAGATCGACCTGCTGGACTTCGACCGCTTCACCGAGGGCATCCCCCACGAGTGGTTCACCTGGCTGCGCCGGAACGAACCGGTCCACCACCACCCCGAGCCCGACGGGCCCGGCTTCTGGGTCATCACCAAGCTCGACGACGTGACCGTGTGCAACCGCGACGCCGGCACCTTCTCGTCGGCCGCCGCCCGGGGAGGGGTGGTCGGGCTCACCGAGCGCCCGCCGACCGAGGGCGACGCCCCCAGCGAGGCCGGCAACCTCATGCTCTTCATGGACCCGCCGGACCACACCCGCTACCGGCGCCTGGTGAACCGGGGCTTCACGCCCCGGATGATCGGCCAGATGGAGGTCCACATCCGGGACCTGACGACGACGATCCTCGATCGGGTGCTCGCCTCCTCAGGCCCACAGGGCGAGTCCGACTTCGTGGTCGACATCGCCGCCGAGCTGCCGCTCGAGGTGATCGCCGAGCTGATCGGCGTGCCCACCGAGGACCGCCACAAGATCTTCGACTGGAGCAACCGCATGATCGGGGCCGACGACCCCGAGTACGCGGTGTCGCAGGAGAAGCTCTTCGAGGCCCAGGTCGAGATGTTCATGTACGCCCAGGGCCTGGCCGAGAAGCACCGCCAGAAGCCCGAGGACGACATCATCAACGCCCTCCTGAGCGCCGAGGTCGACGGCGAGTCGCTCTCGGACATGGACTTCAACCTGTTCTTCCTGCTGCTCTCGGTGGCCGGCAACGAGACGACCCGCAACGCCATCTCCCACGGCATGAACGCCTTCCTGGAGAACCCGGACCAGTGGGAGCTGCTGGCGTCGGACCCGGACCGCCACATCAAGGGCGCGGTCGAGGAGATCCTGCGCTGGGCGTCGCCGGTGCTCTACTTCCGCCGCAACGCGACCCAGGACTTCGAGCTGCGGGGCCACACGATCAGGGCCGGGGACAAGATCAGCATGTGGTACATCTCGGCCAACCGGGACGAGGACCACTTCGAGGACCCGTTCCGGTTCGACATCACCCGGGACCCGAACCACCACATCGCCTTCGGCGGCGGCGGACCCCACTTCTGCCTGGGCGCCCAGCTGGCCCGCATGGAGATCCAGGTGCTGTTCGAGGAGCTGGTGAAGAGGGTCGACCACGTCGAGTCGCTGGGCCCGCCCGACCGCCTGCGCAGCAACTTCATCGGCGGCATCAAGCACCTGCCGGTCCGCTTCCACCCCCGCTGA
- a CDS encoding ABC transporter substrate-binding protein yields the protein MLAVLVTLAMVAAGCTRSDDETETGAQETTAPEGGGGEPDGGGAGSFGDLEDVCGPGDATGDTAQGVTSDSIQVGTISDPGFVGRQGLNQELFDATEVFTTWCNEAGGINGREIEVVERDAKITEYKQRITEACQEDFMLVGGGGVFDDTGQEERLGCLLPEIPAYQVSSAARGADLAVRPLPTALDELPIATFQYIEQRFPDSTGDVGFLTGNVPSTVVVDAQNQEAVESLGWDITYEAQYNAIGEASWTPFAQAMQSDGVRGLVYTGEPENFAKLLQAFDDISYELDWAVVGGNALDATFIEVGGASIRNVFMLASVVPPFLAEENPATQQYLDLFEEHLPEGKSEALLGYNSFSAWLLFATAVKACGSEVTRACVFEEASGITDWTGGGLHAATDPSSGKGPRCAMVVEASPDGFAVPDDFETTDGLFRCADDSVVTLEGDYGEGVTLEDVGKSIDELE from the coding sequence GTGCTCGCCGTCCTGGTCACCCTCGCCATGGTCGCCGCCGGCTGCACGCGGAGCGACGACGAGACCGAGACCGGGGCCCAGGAGACCACCGCCCCCGAGGGTGGGGGCGGCGAGCCCGACGGCGGCGGCGCCGGCTCCTTCGGCGACCTCGAGGACGTCTGCGGCCCCGGCGACGCCACCGGTGACACCGCCCAGGGGGTGACCTCGGACAGCATCCAGGTGGGCACCATCTCCGACCCCGGCTTCGTCGGGCGCCAGGGCCTGAACCAGGAGCTCTTCGACGCCACCGAGGTGTTCACCACCTGGTGCAACGAGGCCGGCGGCATCAACGGCCGGGAGATCGAGGTCGTCGAGCGCGACGCCAAGATCACCGAGTACAAGCAGCGCATCACCGAGGCCTGCCAGGAGGACTTCATGCTGGTGGGCGGCGGTGGCGTCTTCGACGACACCGGCCAGGAGGAGCGCCTCGGGTGCCTGCTGCCCGAGATCCCCGCCTACCAGGTGTCCTCCGCCGCCCGCGGTGCCGACCTCGCCGTGCGCCCGCTGCCGACCGCCCTCGACGAGCTGCCCATCGCCACGTTCCAGTACATCGAGCAGCGGTTCCCGGACTCGACCGGCGACGTCGGGTTCCTCACCGGCAACGTCCCCTCGACCGTGGTCGTCGACGCCCAGAACCAGGAGGCGGTGGAGTCCCTCGGGTGGGACATCACCTACGAGGCCCAGTACAACGCCATCGGCGAGGCCAGCTGGACCCCGTTCGCCCAGGCCATGCAGAGCGACGGCGTGCGCGGCCTCGTCTACACCGGGGAGCCCGAGAACTTCGCCAAGCTGCTCCAGGCCTTCGACGACATCTCCTACGAGCTCGACTGGGCCGTCGTCGGCGGCAACGCCCTCGACGCCACCTTCATCGAGGTCGGCGGGGCGTCGATCCGCAACGTCTTCATGCTGGCGTCGGTCGTCCCCCCGTTCCTGGCCGAGGAGAACCCCGCCACCCAGCAGTACCTCGACCTGTTCGAGGAGCACCTCCCCGAGGGCAAGAGCGAGGCCCTGCTGGGCTACAACTCCTTCTCCGCCTGGCTCCTGTTCGCGACCGCGGTCAAGGCCTGCGGCTCCGAGGTCACCCGGGCCTGCGTCTTCGAGGAGGCCTCGGGCATCACCGACTGGACCGGTGGCGGGCTCCACGCCGCCACCGACCCCAGCTCCGGGAAGGGCCCCCGCTGCGCCATGGTCGTCGAGGCCAGCCCCGACGGGTTCGCCGTCCCCGACGACTTCGAGACCACCGACGGCCTGTTCCGCTGCGCCGACGACAGCGTGGTGACGCTCGAGGGCGACTACGGCGAGGGGGTCACGTTGGAGGACGTGGGCAAGAGCATCGACGAGCTGGAGTAG